In Leptidea sinapis chromosome 41, ilLepSina1.1, whole genome shotgun sequence, the following are encoded in one genomic region:
- the LOC126976582 gene encoding proline-, glutamic acid- and leucine-rich protein 1-like isoform X1, producing MNQIFDKVRTLDPNNSEAIKDTLNLFIQNLSKHELYDSHRWLRLLCDLVNRFPKYCISHRNTIETYLLKYLDSEKYCDVIESAKCAHSLQQVRPSHEKTSTPKSCWRDQMMLLCEAAHKVFGMLCSSAVDMYKISAKNSVQGPSNSPLANALTAPNVNSKSDRLRALRIRLKNIFIYIQAMLIETYTVAKPIQPQLILDVIVRVVSIAKDAQNSTGDLSAIKSEALRTLDALAACLGPNLIPYSPLIFRCVMQTLRWSSENPHETKKVRCDAYNSLRQWLTVLHVHKISNDNKSSLEDELTQHIIRDITPVTKVVELTMGAQPTKHMSKKAKRKLATTQLQESNIASHMPGGKQKAITCDEDDNAVTIAALECAESFLLVCGIFLKPETHKIFQERLVRDCYSLDSFSSKHALKLLRALDACRKCASPVLPPPTQYCLHLYSVMANSTNIEVSSFCSRALLDIRMHLHCSPPSLNFAIQPIKTKSIEKRKKVSERNRAVLESLIGKDKMPHTSDEIIDISDEPSRKKQRVNVDDDKISLSSDSLSSVEISDSDSEKVEEVHGATDEDVSVQVTSELIDKQNSTENLLRSEVNINNIETQDNQSEIVQVEKELLNNKENKAEVSTNEEEAVHMETEYPNGEIEMVHKKNPITTAEKTVPKFGCELEIVKDTSIHDAVTQIHNISHDSVDAEEIPRSLEVGYDYPNIGNEKVALFEKNDDENLPSSNETDDVQITCGQVLKSSQDEDIQKKTFEISTTPKENGVDVFENGVVDLNDEKDSAPAVCPKKDVLTVEDMMADFVDEVIE from the exons ATGA ATCAAATTTTCGATAAGGTACGAACTCTAGATCCTAATAACAGCGAGGCTATAAAAGAcactttgaatttatttattcaaaatttatcaaaacatGAATTGTACGATTCACATCGATGGCTGCGGTTGCTGTGCGATCTTGTAAACCG ATTTCCTAAATATTGTATTTCACACAGAAATACAATTGagacatatttattaaaatacttggATTCTGAAAAATATTGTGATGTTATTGAGTCAGCAAAATGTGCTCATTCCTTGCAACAG GTGCGCCCATCTCATGAAAAAACATCAACACCAAAATCTTGTTGGAGAGATCAAATGATGCTTCTGTGTGAGGCTGCACACAAAGTTTTTGGCATGTTATGTTCTAGTGCTGTGGATATGTACAAAATTAGTGCAAAg AATTCTGTGCAAGGACCTAGTAATTCACCTTTAGCTAATGCTCTTACTGCACCAAATGTTAACAGTAAATCTGACAGATTGAGGGCTTTGCGGATAAGgttgaagaatatttttatatacatacaggCCATGCTtat agAAACCTACACTGTGGCCAAACCCATTCAGCCACAATTAATACTTGATGTGATAGTCAGGGTTGTCAGTATTGCTAAAGATGCGCAAAATAGCACGGGAGATCTGTCTGCTATCAAAAGTGAAGCTTTGAGAACACTGGACGCACTTGCTGCTTG CTTAGGTCCAAATCTAATTCCATATTCGCCGCTGATATTTCGATGTGTAATGCAGACATTGAGGTGGAGCTCTGAAAATCCACACGAGACAAA GAAAGTCCGATGTGATGCCTACAACAGTCTCCGGCAATGGTTGACAGTACTGCATGTTCATAAGATATCGAATGACAACAAAAGTTCATTGGAGGATGAACTTACACAACATATTATAAGAGACATCACTCCAGTCACCAAAGTCGTGGAACTTACT ATGGGGGCACAGCCCACTAAACACATGAGTAAGAAAGCGAAACGGAAACTAGCAACAACTCAGCTACAGGAAAGCAACATAGCATCTCACATGCCAGGGGGGAAACAGAAGGCCATTAC ATGTGATGAAGATGATAATGCAGTCACCATTGCTGCACTGGAGTGTGCTGAAAGTTTTCTGCTTGTCTGTGGAATTTTCTTGAAACCGGAAACACATAAG ATATTCCAAGAGCGCTTGGTGCGGGACTGTTACAGTTTGGATTCATTCAGCTCTAAGCACGCGTTAAAGTTGCTGCGGGCGCTGGATGCTTGTAGGAAGTGTGCATCCCCTGTCCTGCCGCCTCCAACACAGTATTGCCTGCATCTATACAGTGTGATGGCCAACTCTACTAACATCGAG GTTTCCAGCTTTTGTTCTCGAGCACTTTTGGACATTAGAATGCATTTACACTGCTCCCCACCATCATTGAACTTCGCTATTCAacctataaaaacgaaatctatCGAAAAAAGGAAGAAAGTCTCCGAAAGGAATAGAGCTGTTTTAGAGTCATTGATCGGAAAAGATAA GATGCCTCACACATCAGATGAAATAATTGATATTTCAGACGAACCTAGCAGGAAGAAGCAACGAGTCAATGTGGACGATGATAAAATAAGTCTTAGCAGTGATTCTCTAAGCTCAGTTGAAATTAGTGATTCAGATTCTGAGAAAGTTGAAGAAGTACATGGAGCAACTGATGAAGATGTCAGTGTTCAGGTTACATCTGAATTGATTGATAAACAGAATTCAACCGAAAATCTTTTAAGAAGTGaagtaaacattaataatattgaaacacagGATAATCAGTCGGAGATTGTTCAGGTCGAGAAagaattattaaacaataaagaaaataaagcaGAAGTTAGTACTAATGAAGAAGAAGCAGTTCATATGGAAACTGAATATCCAAATGGGGAAATAGAAAtggttcataaaaaaaatccaattacTACTGCTGAGAAAACTGTACCAAAATTTGGTTGTGAACTTGAGATTGTTAAAGATACTTCTATTCATGATGCAGTGACTCAAATACACAACATATCTCACGATAGTGTTGATGCCGAAGAAATACCGCGATCATTGGAAGTAGGATATGACTATCCAAATATTGGCAATGAAAAAGTTGCTCTGTTCGAAAAGAATGATGACGAAAATCTTCCAAGCTCAAATGAAACAGACGATGTTCAGATTACTTGTGGTCAAGTTTTAAAAAGTTCCCAAGATGAAGACAtacaaaagaaaacttttgaaatTAGCACAACTCCTAAAGAAAATGGTGTTGATGTATTCGAAAATGGCGTTGTTGATTTAAATGATGAAAAGGACTCGGCACCAGCTGTGTGTCCAAAAAAAGATGTTTTAACTGTCGAAGATATGATGGCTGATTTTGTGGATGAAGTAATTGaatga
- the LOC126976646 gene encoding respirasome Complex Assembly Factor 1 — MSNRNKVLDNASKCKVSDPAWKKALTKNAEWPDKEEFLDVIYWMRQAIGIILGLCWGLLPLKGFIGLLLFVVVNAAVIYFYVSNVQNIDEEEYGGMWEITKEGFTTSFAGFLVTWIIMYTGLHNSSSL; from the exons atgtcaaatagaaataaagttttagataATGCAAGCAAATGTAAAGTTAGTGATCCGGCATGGAAAAAAGCACTTACTAAAAACGCTGAATGGCCCGATAAg GAGGAATTCCTAGACGTTATATACTGGATGCGACAGGCGATAGGTATTATTTTAGGTCTATGTTGGGGACTGTTGCCATTAAAAGGATTTATaggtttattatt atTTGTGGTTGTGAATGCtgctgtaatttatttttatgtaagcaATGTACAAAATATAGATGAAGAAGAATATGGGGGGATGTGGGAGATAACAAAAGAAGGTTTCACAACATCCTTTGCTGGTTTCTTG GTGACATGGATCATTATGTACACAGGATTACACAACAGTAGCAGCTTATGA
- the LOC126976582 gene encoding uncharacterized protein LOC126976582 isoform X2 translates to MAAVAVRSCKPVRPSHEKTSTPKSCWRDQMMLLCEAAHKVFGMLCSSAVDMYKISAKNSVQGPSNSPLANALTAPNVNSKSDRLRALRIRLKNIFIYIQAMLIETYTVAKPIQPQLILDVIVRVVSIAKDAQNSTGDLSAIKSEALRTLDALAACLGPNLIPYSPLIFRCVMQTLRWSSENPHETKKVRCDAYNSLRQWLTVLHVHKISNDNKSSLEDELTQHIIRDITPVTKVVELTMGAQPTKHMSKKAKRKLATTQLQESNIASHMPGGKQKAITCDEDDNAVTIAALECAESFLLVCGIFLKPETHKIFQERLVRDCYSLDSFSSKHALKLLRALDACRKCASPVLPPPTQYCLHLYSVMANSTNIEVSSFCSRALLDIRMHLHCSPPSLNFAIQPIKTKSIEKRKKVSERNRAVLESLIGKDKMPHTSDEIIDISDEPSRKKQRVNVDDDKISLSSDSLSSVEISDSDSEKVEEVHGATDEDVSVQVTSELIDKQNSTENLLRSEVNINNIETQDNQSEIVQVEKELLNNKENKAEVSTNEEEAVHMETEYPNGEIEMVHKKNPITTAEKTVPKFGCELEIVKDTSIHDAVTQIHNISHDSVDAEEIPRSLEVGYDYPNIGNEKVALFEKNDDENLPSSNETDDVQITCGQVLKSSQDEDIQKKTFEISTTPKENGVDVFENGVVDLNDEKDSAPAVCPKKDVLTVEDMMADFVDEVIE, encoded by the exons ATGGCTGCGGTTGCTGTGCGATCTTGTAAACCG GTGCGCCCATCTCATGAAAAAACATCAACACCAAAATCTTGTTGGAGAGATCAAATGATGCTTCTGTGTGAGGCTGCACACAAAGTTTTTGGCATGTTATGTTCTAGTGCTGTGGATATGTACAAAATTAGTGCAAAg AATTCTGTGCAAGGACCTAGTAATTCACCTTTAGCTAATGCTCTTACTGCACCAAATGTTAACAGTAAATCTGACAGATTGAGGGCTTTGCGGATAAGgttgaagaatatttttatatacatacaggCCATGCTtat agAAACCTACACTGTGGCCAAACCCATTCAGCCACAATTAATACTTGATGTGATAGTCAGGGTTGTCAGTATTGCTAAAGATGCGCAAAATAGCACGGGAGATCTGTCTGCTATCAAAAGTGAAGCTTTGAGAACACTGGACGCACTTGCTGCTTG CTTAGGTCCAAATCTAATTCCATATTCGCCGCTGATATTTCGATGTGTAATGCAGACATTGAGGTGGAGCTCTGAAAATCCACACGAGACAAA GAAAGTCCGATGTGATGCCTACAACAGTCTCCGGCAATGGTTGACAGTACTGCATGTTCATAAGATATCGAATGACAACAAAAGTTCATTGGAGGATGAACTTACACAACATATTATAAGAGACATCACTCCAGTCACCAAAGTCGTGGAACTTACT ATGGGGGCACAGCCCACTAAACACATGAGTAAGAAAGCGAAACGGAAACTAGCAACAACTCAGCTACAGGAAAGCAACATAGCATCTCACATGCCAGGGGGGAAACAGAAGGCCATTAC ATGTGATGAAGATGATAATGCAGTCACCATTGCTGCACTGGAGTGTGCTGAAAGTTTTCTGCTTGTCTGTGGAATTTTCTTGAAACCGGAAACACATAAG ATATTCCAAGAGCGCTTGGTGCGGGACTGTTACAGTTTGGATTCATTCAGCTCTAAGCACGCGTTAAAGTTGCTGCGGGCGCTGGATGCTTGTAGGAAGTGTGCATCCCCTGTCCTGCCGCCTCCAACACAGTATTGCCTGCATCTATACAGTGTGATGGCCAACTCTACTAACATCGAG GTTTCCAGCTTTTGTTCTCGAGCACTTTTGGACATTAGAATGCATTTACACTGCTCCCCACCATCATTGAACTTCGCTATTCAacctataaaaacgaaatctatCGAAAAAAGGAAGAAAGTCTCCGAAAGGAATAGAGCTGTTTTAGAGTCATTGATCGGAAAAGATAA GATGCCTCACACATCAGATGAAATAATTGATATTTCAGACGAACCTAGCAGGAAGAAGCAACGAGTCAATGTGGACGATGATAAAATAAGTCTTAGCAGTGATTCTCTAAGCTCAGTTGAAATTAGTGATTCAGATTCTGAGAAAGTTGAAGAAGTACATGGAGCAACTGATGAAGATGTCAGTGTTCAGGTTACATCTGAATTGATTGATAAACAGAATTCAACCGAAAATCTTTTAAGAAGTGaagtaaacattaataatattgaaacacagGATAATCAGTCGGAGATTGTTCAGGTCGAGAAagaattattaaacaataaagaaaataaagcaGAAGTTAGTACTAATGAAGAAGAAGCAGTTCATATGGAAACTGAATATCCAAATGGGGAAATAGAAAtggttcataaaaaaaatccaattacTACTGCTGAGAAAACTGTACCAAAATTTGGTTGTGAACTTGAGATTGTTAAAGATACTTCTATTCATGATGCAGTGACTCAAATACACAACATATCTCACGATAGTGTTGATGCCGAAGAAATACCGCGATCATTGGAAGTAGGATATGACTATCCAAATATTGGCAATGAAAAAGTTGCTCTGTTCGAAAAGAATGATGACGAAAATCTTCCAAGCTCAAATGAAACAGACGATGTTCAGATTACTTGTGGTCAAGTTTTAAAAAGTTCCCAAGATGAAGACAtacaaaagaaaacttttgaaatTAGCACAACTCCTAAAGAAAATGGTGTTGATGTATTCGAAAATGGCGTTGTTGATTTAAATGATGAAAAGGACTCGGCACCAGCTGTGTGTCCAAAAAAAGATGTTTTAACTGTCGAAGATATGATGGCTGATTTTGTGGATGAAGTAATTGaatga
- the LOC126976617 gene encoding tRNA N6-adenosine threonylcarbamoyltransferase: MSNQKLNGNRQSTRCRLQHRYSKAFRNYIDSHLTMVIAIGFEGSANKLGIGIVRDGEILSNCRRTYITPPGEGFLPRETAEHHRENIHEVLKEALDQSSIKPEDIDVVCYTKGPGMGAPLNVCAIVARTCAKLWNKPILGVNHCIGHIEMGRLITKANNPTVLYVSGGNTQIIAYSRKRYRIFGETIDIAVGNCLDRFARVLKLSNAPSPGYNIEQMAKKGTKYLHLPYCVKGMDVSLSGILSYMEDKIEDLLKEYTPEDLCYSLQETVFAMLVEITERAMAHCGSDEVLLVGGVGCNERLQEMMGVMCAERGATIFATDERFCIDNGVMIAYAGALAYASGGHMDFNDSTITQRYRTDDVLVTWRND, translated from the exons ATGTCAAATCAAAAGCTAAACGGCAATCGCCAGTCGACACGGTGCAGACTACAGCACAGATATAGTAAAGCTTTTAGAAACTACATTGATTCACATCTCACCATGGTGATTGCAATTGGTTTTGAAGGAAGTGCAAATAAACTAGGAATTGGAATTGTAAGAGATGGAGAAATACTTTCAAATTGTAGGCGCACATATATTACCCCACCAGGAGaag GATTCTTACCAAGAGAAACAGCTGAACACCACAGAGAAAATATACATGAAGTTCTTAAAGAGGCTTTAGACCAATCTAGTATTAAACCTGAAGATATAGATGTAGTTTGCTACACCAAAGGACCTGGAATGGGAGCTCCCTTGAATGTGTGTGCAATTGTTGCTAGAACTTGTGCAAAGTTATGGAATAAACCAATTCTAGGAGTGAACCATTGTATTGGCC ATATTGAAATGGGTAGGCTCATTACAAAAGCCAATAACCCAACAGTGTTATATGTGAGTGGTGGAAATACACAAATTATTGCATACTCTAGGAAAAGATATAGAATATTTGGAGAGACGATTGACATAGCTGTTGGGAATTGTTTGGACAg GTTTGCAAGagtattaaaattatcaaatgCTCCAAGCCCAGGATATAATATTGAACAAATGGCAAAGAAAGGGACAAAATACCTTCACTTACCTTACTGTGTTAaag GAATGGATGTCAGTCTTTCAGGTATTCTGTCATACATGGAGGATAAAATAGAAGATTTACTAAAGGAATATACACCGGAAGATTTATGTTACTCACTACAAGAAACTGTATTTGCCATGTTAGTTGAAATTACTGAGAGAGCTATGGCACATTGTGGATCAGATGAA gtTTTATTAGTAGGAGGTGTTGGATGTAACGAACGGTTACAAGAAATGATGGGTGTTATGTGTGCTGAGAGGGGTGCAACCATATTTGCAACAGATGAGAGATTTTGTATAGATAATGGTGTTATGATAGCATATGCTGGGGCATTGGCTTATGCATCTGGTGGTCATATGGACTTTAATGACTCGACTATTACTCAGAGATATAGGACAGATGATGTATTGGTTACATGGCGTAATGATtaa